TTGGCATGAACAAGTCCGTGTCGAAGTTCGTCGGTACGTCTTGCATGACGCTCGCCATCCGCTCGAGACCCATCCCTGTATCAATGTTTTTCCGTGGGAGCTCGGTATAGTTGCCGTGCCCGTCATGGTTGAACTGACTGAAAACGATGTTCCAAATTTCAAGGTAACGCTCGTTCTCGCCGCCCGGGTATAGTTCTGGGTCGGTCGGGTCGTCGCCGAACGCAGGTCCGCGATCGAAGAAGATTTCTGTGTTCGGGCCAGACGGGCCTTCCCCGATTTCCCAGAAGTTCTCTTCGAGTGGGATGATGCGGTCGGCCGGCACGCCGAGTGCAAGCCAAAGTTGTTTCGCTTCTTCATCTTCCGGGTGAATCGTCACCGACAAGCGATCCGGGTCGAGCCCGTACCATTCGTCGCTCGTCAGAAGTTCCCAGCCCCATTTGATCGCGTCTTCGCGGAAGTAATCACCGACCGAGAAGTTCCCGAGCATTTCGAAGAACGTATGGTGACGCGCCGTCTTCCCGACGTTCTCGATATCGTTTGTCCGAATCGACTTCTGCGCGTTGACGATGCGCGGGTTGGCTGGAATGACACGGCCGTCAAAGTATTTTTTGAGCGTCGCGACGCCTGAGTTGATCCAAAGAAGCGTCGGGTCCTCGACCGGTACGAGTGAGGCACTCGGCTCGACACTGTGTCCTTTCGATTTGAAGAAATCTAAATACATTTGGCGAATCTGTGCGCCAGTTAATGGTTTGAGCGGTTTCATCAACAATTCCTCCTTCAGTTTAAACGAAACGAAAAAAAGCGATGCTCATCCCTGTGGAAAGGGACGAAAGCATCGCTTCGTGGTACCACCCTCGTTCGCACGGCAAAGCCGTGCCTCGAACATCCGATAACGCGGATGAGGCGCCCAGGGTGAGTGGGGACTCCAGACTAGCTTCGGTCGACCGGACCCCCATCTTCTCACAGCCTAGGAAGATGTCTCTGGTGAGGCGGTTACGACGTACTCATTTCCTTCATCGTCTTTAATCGTTTCAGTTTTCTATTCGTCATTATCACACGTCAATCGGGAGACGTCAAGACTTGCCGCCTAGCCGCTCGACGAGTTTCGTCCGCCGTACCGGCTCTTCTTCTCGCGTCGCCGCCTCGAGGGCACGGACGTCCCCGAACAAGAGCAAACTCTTCTTCGCCCGAGTGACGGCCGTATAAATCAAGTTGCGCGACGAGCGGAAGCCGCCGTTGAAGAAGACGGGCATGAGCACGATCGGGAACTCGGACCCTTGTGACTTATGGATGGTGATGGCATAGGCGTGGGTGAACTGGTCCCATTCGCTCCGGTTATACTCGACCTCGGTCTGATCGAAGCGGATATAGATTTTGTCGACCTTGTCGACGTTTTCTTTCGCATAGAAAATGTTCGTGATTTCACCGATATCGCCGTTATAAACGTTCTCCTCGGCGTTATTGACGAGTTGGAGCACTTTATCCCCATTCCGGTACGTCCGGTTGCCGTGTTTCACTTCCCGGACCGCCGATTTCGGATTGAACACGTTTTGGAGCGCCTCGTTCAATCCGTCGATGCCGCACACCCCACGGTACGTCGGTGCGAGCACTTGGATATCGAATGGGGAATAACCTTTTCGCAGTGCGGCCCCGGCCATTTGACAGATCGCCTGGAGTGCCGTCTCTTGGTTGGCCGTATAAAAGCGACGGTCCGGCAGTGCCGCGAGCAAATCGTCCGGCATCTGTTTCGCGTTGAGCGCGTGCGCCAGACGAAGGATGCTCGACTCGGACGCCTGCCGATGGACGACATCGAGCCGGACGACGGGAATCCCGTCGGTCGCCATCAAATCGGCGAGCACTTGGCCCGGTCCGACCGAAGGCAATTGATCCCGGTCACCGACGAAGAGGATTTTCATCCCGTTCGGCACAGCCCGAAGCAGGCTGCGGAACAAGAAGATATCAATCATCGACGCCTCGTCGACGATGAGCACTTTTCCGACGAGCGGATTCGTGTCATCGACTTGGAACGAGCTGCCATCAAACTTTAAGAGACGGTGAATCGTCGAGGCCGGCAAGCCCGTCGACTCACTGAGCCGTTTCGCGGCCCGGCCGGTCGGTGCGGCGAGCACGAACGGGAACGGTTGGTTCTGTACCGGTTCAAGCTTCCAGTCGAACACGTCGCTGAGCGCATGGATGATACCGCGGACGACGGTCGTTTTACCGGTCCCGGGTCCGCCTGTCAGCACCATGAGCGGCGACTTCAAGGCAAGTTCGATCGCCTCTCGTTGTTGCTTGGCATACTCGATCGAGAACATCTCCTCGACGCGACCGACCGCATCAAAGATCGTCGTCATATCGACGTCTTCCGTCGTCGATGTCGACATGATGCGCGCGAGTTCCTCGGCCGCTTTTTGTTCGGCCCGATAGACGCGTGGATGATAGACGACCCCGTCCTCGACGATGACACGCTCATCGTTCGCGAGTGTCTCAAGCGCCGAGACGAGTGCCTCGCCCGGGTCGCCACCGATGATGCGCGGCATCTCGCTCGCGAGTTGATCGGCCGTGACGAACAAATGCCCGTTGCCTTGCTCGAGCTCGAGCACGTATAATACGGCCGCGGCGATCCGCTCTGGGTGAATCCCTTGAATCCCGAAATGGGCGGCGATGGCGTCGGCCGTCTTGAAGCCAATCCCAGGGACGTCATACATCAAGGCGTAAGGGTTCTTTTCAATCGTCTCCATCGCCCGGCCTTCATACTCTTTATGAATCTTCGAGGCGAGTCGCGGTGTGACGTCGAACGGCGCCAAAAACAACAGCAACTGATCGACCCCATACAAGATGTTCAACCGCTCGGTGATGACACGGGCCTGCTTTTCTTTCAAGCCGTCGACGTTCGACAAGATACTCGGATGCTTGACGATTTGGTCGATGCAGTCGTCTCCGAGTGCGTCAGCAATCTTTTGGGCCGTCTTTTGCCCGATTCCCGGGAAAGAGCCGTTCGTCAAAAACCGGACGGCCGCGCGTTTTGTCATCGGGACGACACGGCGGATCCATTCCGCTTTCATCTGTTTCCCGAATCGGGGATGGTCGACGAGACGCCCGTGCGCTTTATACGTCTCGCCTTTCTCGATACCGACGCCGACACCGGCGATGACCATCTCGGTCTCGTCTGTCTCAAAGTTCTTTTCTTTTATACGTACGAGCGCGATCGTGTGCGCTTCTTCTTCCGATTGAAACAGGACGCGGATGACTTTTCCTGTCAACTCGTAAGGTGCTGCCATCATTCGAGCCACCTCCAGCTAGTTTTCCATCCCCCATTATAGCCCGAGTTTGAACGGTAGGACAAATCGCCTAACTGAACAGGTTGAGGATGCGCTCGAGCTGGTCGAGGTCGACACGTTCAAGAATCCGAATCAGCTGATCGACATCGATTCGGTTCAAGATGCGCTCAAGTTGCTCCAAGTCCACGGTTTCAAGCAGTCGTTCGAACCGTTCCAGCTCCCCCGAATTAACATAACCTTCGAGCCGCTCGAACAGCTCGGTCCGCTCGACACGAAACAGTTGCTCAAGCGATGGTCGCTGAATCAACAGCACAAGTCCCGCGGCGATGACGTGGACGCCCCAGTTCAACACGACGTGACCGAGCCGTACCGTCTGTCCGACGAACGGGACGAGCGGGATGAACGACAGCTGCAACACGATGATCCCTAGCTGGACGTACGGGTTCGGGATGAACCAAGCCACGAGGGCAAGCAGGGCCGGGACGACCCACGCCACCCCGACCGCACCAAACGTCACGGACCAGGACTTGTTCGCCGACAATATCCAATGCATGACGACACCGATTACAAAAAATGTCGCAAACAGGAGTAACAGCACGGTCGTCGCCCGTTCCGACTCGACGACGACCCGGAACAAGAGATTATTCGTCCACTCGCCCGTCGCGAGACGATTATCGACTTCGATGAACAGACGACCGAGCATGAACCATTCGATGATGAAAAAAATAACGACGCTGACCAAACTAAACATCCGCATATGCTTTCTCCCCTCTCACATTGCTAATCCATTTCCCGAACACTCGGACGGCTATGCACGTTTTTCGTCGAATCAAAGCGGGAACTGTTCGAGTGAACCTATGAAGGAGGGACTATGTATGACGAAACGTATTCCAATCAGTGGCCTGTGTGAACTCGTGTTAGAAGTGACCGATATGGCGGAGGCCGTCGATTTTTGGCACGGCAAGCTCGGACTTCCCGTCGTTGAACAATGGGTCGGTGACGATGCCGAGCCGAGCGAAGCACAGGAACAGGCGGACGAACCCTGGGCGACGTGGCTCTATGTCGGGGGGAACACCCGTCTCGGCCTCTGGCTGAAACGAGAGTTCACATCGGAAGAAGAATCGAACCGCCAAGAGGACGTGACCGAGTGGGACACGCTCTATGATGAAGGCGGCGCCCACGTCCACTGCGCATTTTTCGTTCCGATGGAGTCGTTCGACCAAGCGCTCGAAGTGTTAGAGGCGTCAAACATCCCGACGAAACTCCGGACGTGGGACGAGGACGAGACGGTCAACGGTAAAGAGCGCTCGGCCTACTTCAAAGACCCGAGCAAGAACGTGATCGAGCTATACACGAAAAACATGGACGAGGCCTACGGTGAGTTCGGCGGCGAGCCCGTAAAAATCACGACGAAACAGCTCTGATTCACATGTACGCTCGACAACCCACATGATACGATGAGAGAAAATGGAAAAGGTCGTGCTATATGCGTTTCTTCCCGCTTTTCCTCATGGCTTGTTTAGGCTTGCTCACCTTTGGGCTGTATTTTGTGATCGATGCGTTTCCCACGCTCGACCGACCCACTTCGTTTGCAGCGTTGGCGTTCGTCTCATTCGGGACGAGTTTCCTGATTTTGATGGATGGTGTACGACGAGCCAAGTCCGGAAAGCGTGTCTTGTGGAGCTACCTCGCGCTCTCCGGCACGCTTGTATTGATGACTTTTAATCTTTTGATTTGGGTCATCGGGGAGGTGTCCGCATGACGCTCACCCTCCCTGAATGTATCACCGGCTTTTCATACGGCGACTGTTCCGCCCCAGGGTCAGATTGGAAGACGTTCAAATCGATTTGTTTTGAGTTCACCCGGATTAAACGAGGAATATGTTCCTTTACCATTGGGGACGAAATCACTCCGAATTATCACCAGGCGAGTATCACATGGAGTGAGCAAACCATCTATGTCCTGCTCAGCAGAAACTATCCTGTCATCGGCATCTCCAAACTCGAACCGTTTCAATATGAATTCATCGATTTACCAGAACTGACCGACATGTTTCCTGACACCTATCAGATTCCGTCAGCGGCTGAGTTGAATGAGCGGTTCGATTTGTCGCTACAGCCGTTTCTGAACAAGGCGGAACGCGGAGAAATCAAATATTGGAAACCAGAGACGGTCGGTAACGTCATCTTCCATTATTGGGACTAACAAAAAGCGCCTCTCGCAAAAACTGCGAGAAGCGCTTTATTAATTTAGTTACCGAGCAATTCATCCATTTTCGCTTTCGCGTCATACGCGAGCGCATGGTCCGGTTGCAACTCGAGCACACGCTCAAGCTCGGCGTATGTCTTGTCTTGTTCACCGAGGAACGCGTAGGCGATCGCCAAGTTGTAGCGGGCGTCCGTATGGCTCGCGTCGAGGTCGAGCGTATGCTCGAGCGCTTCGACGGCCAGATCGAGCTGTTCGTTCTGCGCGAGCGCGAGCCCGTATTGGAACGAAATCTCGACGTCTTCCGGTGCCTGCTTCATCGCTTCCCGAAGACGCGGCAAGGCCCGGACGAAGTCGCCCATCGCCTTGTACGTCAAGCCGAGCATGAAATGAAGGTCGGCGTCGTCCATCCCGGCGAGGAGCGCCTGACGCAGAGATGCCTCGGCCAAGTCGAGCTGTTCGAGCTCATAGGCGAGCGCTCCCTTCGCATAATGCGCCGCGCCGAACGCGTTGTCGAGTTCGAGCGCCTTATCGTAAAAGACGACGGCCCGTTCATGGTCGCCGATCGCTTGCAAGAGCGTACCCATGTTGACGTAACCGGTCGGGTCGGTTGAGTCCGCTTCGATGGCAGCGTTGAACTGCTTGGCCGCCTGTTCGAACTCACCTTGTTGCATCGCTTGGATGCCTAATTCGTTTGCGTTCAAAATCATCACCTCATCCGATATAGTCGAGTCGTTTTCCGTTTCGATACGCTTCGTCAATCGTCGCACCGCCGAGGCAGATGTCGCCGTCATAGAAGACGACCGCTTGGCCTGGCGTGATGGCGCGTTGCGGCTCATCAAATTTTACGAGCAATTCGCCATTTTCAAGTGGTGCGATCGTCACCGGTACGTCTTGTTGACGGTAGCGGAATTTCGCCGTCGCCCGGAACTCACCTGTTGGGACGGCACCTGTCCATGACAACTTCGAGGCGAGCAACGCGTCCGAATAGAGCGCGTCATGATGGAACCCTTGGCCGACGTAGAGGATGTTTTCTTCCACGTTTTTGCCGACGACGAACCATGGGTCCCCGTCTCCGCCGATGCCGAGGCCGTGGCGTTGACCGAGCGTGTAATACATGAGCCCGTCATGGTTTCCTTTTTGTTCCCCATCGAGCGTCTGCATGATGCCTGGTTGTGATGGCAAATACTCCGAGAGGAACTCTTTGAAGTTGCGCTCTCCGATAAAGCAGATGCCCGTCGAATCTTTTTTCTTCGCTGTCGCGAGTCCCGCTTCTTCGGCGATGACACGGACGTCTTTCTTGTCCATATGACCAATCGGGAACATCGTCCGCGCGAGTTGGTCTTGTGACAACTGGTTCAAAAAGTACGTTTGGTCTTTGTTGTCATCTTTCCCACGAAGAAGTCGATGCTCACCGTCGACGTACTCGACCCGTGCGTAGTGCCCGGTCGCGACGAAGTCGGCACCGAGGCGAAGCGCGTGGTCAAGGAATGCCTTGAACTTGATTTCCTTGTTACACATGACGTCCGGGTTCGGCGTCCGCCCGAGACGGTACTCGGCCAAGAAGTATTCGAACACGCGGTCCCAATATTCTTTCTCAAAGTTGACCGCATAATAAGGGATCCCGATTTGGTTCGCGACCGCAATGACATCTTCATAGTCTTCGGTCGCCGTACAGACACCGTTCTCGTCCGTATCATCCCAGTTTTTCATAAAGATTCCGATAACGTTATACCCTTGCTCTTTCAGCAAATGGGCCGTCACCGATGAATCGACGCCGCCTGACATCCCGACGACGACCGTCGTCTCGGCAGGGGCTTTTGTGCGTAAGTTCATGATTTATCTCACTCCGTTCGTGAATGTCGAGACGACCTCAGAGAGTCGTTCGGCGAGCCGCTCCACGTCTGCGACCGAGTTGCCATGTCCAAAGCTGATGCGGACGGACTGTTTCGTCCGATCCGACGTCCCGAACATCGCCGTCAATACGTGTGACGGTTCGATCGACCCTGCCGTGCAGGCACTGCCGCTCGAGATGGCAAAGCCGCGCATGTCCATCATGATGAGGAACGGTTCAAGTTCGATGCCCGGGAGATACAAGTTGACGATGTGCGGTAAGCGGTTCGCCCCGTTCACGTCATACTCGACTCCGAGTTCATCGAGTCGCTTGAAGAGCGCCTCGGTCATTTGCTGGTACGCGCCCACTCGTTCGACCTGTTCGATTTTGGCCAGTTCGGCTGCTTGTTGGAACCCGACGGCACCCGGAACGTTTTCCGTGCCGGCTCGACGTTTCCGTTCTTGTTGTCCTCCAAAAGAACGCGTCGCTAATTTTACACCTGTTTTTATAAAAAGAAAACCGATACCTTTCGGGCCATTGATTTTATGGGCCGAGGCCGACAATAAATCGACCCCGAGCGCCTTGACATCAATCGTTTCCGTACCGAGCGCTTGGACGGCGTCCGTATGGAAATAGGCCTGATGGTCGGCGAGGAGCGCACCGATTTCCGCGATCGGTTGAAGTGTGCCGACCTCGTTGTTGCCGTACATGACCGAGACGAGGATCGTATCGTCCCGGAGCGCAGCACGAACGGAGTCAAGCGTCACCGCACCCGTCGCGTCGACATCGAGATACGTCACTTCGAATCCTTCCCGCTCGAGTTGCTCCATCGCGTGCAAGACGGCGTGGTGTTCGACTTTCGTCGTGATCACATGTTTGCCTTTATGTTGATTCGCGTAAGCCGTACCGAACAACGCATAGTTGTCCGACTCGGTGCCGCCCGATGTGAAGACGATCTCGTTCGGGGTCGCCCCGATCCACGTGGCGAGCGTCCGGCGCGAAGTATCCAGTGCGGCGCGCGCCGTCCGTCCGATGCCGTGGATGCTCGACGGGTTGCCATAATGTTCGAGCATATAAGGTGTCATCGCTTCGAGCACTTCCGGACGCATCGGCGTCGTTGCGGCATGATCAAAATAGTTCATATTCGTTCACCTCATCTTTATATATAGAACATATAGCCATCAGAATCTTCTTCAGCGAGATCGGCGAGTGTCGTCTCTTCGAGCACTTTCTCGATC
This sequence is a window from Exiguobacterium mexicanum. Protein-coding genes within it:
- the recD2 gene encoding SF1B family DNA helicase RecD2; its protein translation is MAAPYELTGKVIRVLFQSEEEAHTIALVRIKEKNFETDETEMVIAGVGVGIEKGETYKAHGRLVDHPRFGKQMKAEWIRRVVPMTKRAAVRFLTNGSFPGIGQKTAQKIADALGDDCIDQIVKHPSILSNVDGLKEKQARVITERLNILYGVDQLLLFLAPFDVTPRLASKIHKEYEGRAMETIEKNPYALMYDVPGIGFKTADAIAAHFGIQGIHPERIAAAVLYVLELEQGNGHLFVTADQLASEMPRIIGGDPGEALVSALETLANDERVIVEDGVVYHPRVYRAEQKAAEELARIMSTSTTEDVDMTTIFDAVGRVEEMFSIEYAKQQREAIELALKSPLMVLTGGPGTGKTTVVRGIIHALSDVFDWKLEPVQNQPFPFVLAAPTGRAAKRLSESTGLPASTIHRLLKFDGSSFQVDDTNPLVGKVLIVDEASMIDIFLFRSLLRAVPNGMKILFVGDRDQLPSVGPGQVLADLMATDGIPVVRLDVVHRQASESSILRLAHALNAKQMPDDLLAALPDRRFYTANQETALQAICQMAGAALRKGYSPFDIQVLAPTYRGVCGIDGLNEALQNVFNPKSAVREVKHGNRTYRNGDKVLQLVNNAEENVYNGDIGEITNIFYAKENVDKVDKIYIRFDQTEVEYNRSEWDQFTHAYAITIHKSQGSEFPIVLMPVFFNGGFRSSRNLIYTAVTRAKKSLLLFGDVRALEAATREEEPVRRTKLVERLGGKS
- a CDS encoding tetratricopeptide repeat protein is translated as MTATSASAVRRLTKRIETENDSTISDEVMILNANELGIQAMQQGEFEQAAKQFNAAIEADSTDPTGYVNMGTLLQAIGDHERAVVFYDKALELDNAFGAAHYAKGALAYELEQLDLAEASLRQALLAGMDDADLHFMLGLTYKAMGDFVRALPRLREAMKQAPEDVEISFQYGLALAQNEQLDLAVEALEHTLDLDASHTDARYNLAIAYAFLGEQDKTYAELERVLELQPDHALAYDAKAKMDELLGN
- a CDS encoding VOC family protein yields the protein MTKRIPISGLCELVLEVTDMAEAVDFWHGKLGLPVVEQWVGDDAEPSEAQEQADEPWATWLYVGGNTRLGLWLKREFTSEEESNRQEDVTEWDTLYDEGGAHVHCAFFVPMESFDQALEVLEASNIPTKLRTWDEDETVNGKERSAYFKDPSKNVIELYTKNMDEAYGEFGGEPVKITTKQL
- the mnmA gene encoding tRNA 2-thiouridine(34) synthase MnmA — translated: MNLRTKAPAETTVVVGMSGGVDSSVTAHLLKEQGYNVIGIFMKNWDDTDENGVCTATEDYEDVIAVANQIGIPYYAVNFEKEYWDRVFEYFLAEYRLGRTPNPDVMCNKEIKFKAFLDHALRLGADFVATGHYARVEYVDGEHRLLRGKDDNKDQTYFLNQLSQDQLARTMFPIGHMDKKDVRVIAEEAGLATAKKKDSTGICFIGERNFKEFLSEYLPSQPGIMQTLDGEQKGNHDGLMYYTLGQRHGLGIGGDGDPWFVVGKNVEENILYVGQGFHHDALYSDALLASKLSWTGAVPTGEFRATAKFRYRQQDVPVTIAPLENGELLVKFDEPQRAITPGQAVVFYDGDICLGGATIDEAYRNGKRLDYIG
- a CDS encoding cysteine desulfurase family protein; the protein is MNYFDHAATTPMRPEVLEAMTPYMLEHYGNPSSIHGIGRTARAALDTSRRTLATWIGATPNEIVFTSGGTESDNYALFGTAYANQHKGKHVITTKVEHHAVLHAMEQLEREGFEVTYLDVDATGAVTLDSVRAALRDDTILVSVMYGNNEVGTLQPIAEIGALLADHQAYFHTDAVQALGTETIDVKALGVDLLSASAHKINGPKGIGFLFIKTGVKLATRSFGGQQERKRRAGTENVPGAVGFQQAAELAKIEQVERVGAYQQMTEALFKRLDELGVEYDVNGANRLPHIVNLYLPGIELEPFLIMMDMRGFAISSGSACTAGSIEPSHVLTAMFGTSDRTKQSVRISFGHGNSVADVERLAERLSEVVSTFTNGVR